AGGAATGATGGCCGCCACCACGCCGACCGGCACCGCTACCTCGATGATGCCGTTTTCCCTGTCCTCGCGCAGGATGCCTACCGTGCGCATCGGCCGGATGGCTTTGTACACATCCACTGACGAGAAGAGATTTTTCTTGATTTTGTCTTTGACGTTGCCGTAGCCCGTTTCTTCTACCGCGTGGCGGGCTAACGGTTCAGCCGCCTGGGTGGCGGCCTCGGCCACCGCATCAATCACCGCGTCCACCTGTTCTTGTGTGAACGCGGCAAATCGCTTCTGCGCCTCGTCCGCCCGCTCGACCAGGTCGCGCGCCATCTGCACCGAAACCAGGTCAGCGTCTCGAATCATAGGCCTCTAACAGCAAGGGTTGCGCAGTCTCGTCCGCCTCAGGCGGGGAGTTCTATTTCTTGCCACCCCCCGGAGGCGCGCCGCCGCCCGGCAGAATCTTTTCCACCATTTCGTGCGGCCGGGGGATGACGTGCACCGCTACCAGCTCGCCCACCCGACGAGCTGCCGCCGCCCCGGCGTCAGTGGCCGCCTTCACCGCCCCTACGTCGCCCCGCACCATCACCGTCACGTATCCGGCACCAATATACTCTTTTCCGATAAGGACCACATTGGCGGCTTTCACCATCGCATCGGACGCCTCAATCGCGCCCACCAGCCCGCGCGTCTCAATCATTCCCAGCGCTTCGTAGGCCATCTCCGCCTCCGTCTGATGACAAGGAATAGAAAAACCACTTCCGCTCGCGTCGGGCTACCCTAGCATGAACAAAAAGCTGAATCAACCTTTGCTTTGCAGCTCCGGAAGGATACCGAAGTTCGCCGCCGCGACGTTGTTCTTGCTCGTGTTTTTGACCAAGTACATCGCCTGGTCAGCCAGCCGCAGCAGCTCCATCCTTGTTTTGGCGTCCGTGGGGTAGGAGGCGATGCCCAAGCTGGCTGTAATCTTCAGATTGAGCCCCTCCTCCTTCAAAAAAACCATCTCGGAAATGAGGTGGTGCAGCCGGCGAGCCACCACGGCAGCGGCTTCCTTGCTGGTTTGGGGCAGCAGAACTACAAACTCGTCGCCACCATAGCGAAAGGCGTAGTCAATCAGGCGGCAGTGGTTTTTCAAGAGCTGGCCAATTTCTGCCAGCAGCCGGCTGCCGACGAGGTGGCTGTGTTGATCGTTTATCCCCTTGAAATTGTCAAGGTCAATGAAAATGACGGAAAACTCTTGCCCGTGGCGGCTCGACCGATGGATCTCTTTGTCCATCACCACGTGAAGGTAGCGGACGTTGAAGAGGCTGGTGCAATCGTCGGTGATGGTCAGCTCATGGATGCGCTCCATGTGGCGGGCGTTCTCGATGGCGATGGCAGCGTAATCGGCCAATGCCTGAAGCAGCGCCATCTCGCGCCGGCCAAAGCTGTCCCCGCTGATGCAGTTGACCAGCTCGATGACGCCCAGGATTCGCTGTTTGCTGCGGACCGGCACGCAGACGATGGATTCCGTCGTCGTCTGCGTCATCTTATCCACCTGCGAAAGGAAGCGCGCATCTTCGCGCACGTTGGGAACCACCACCGCCTCGCCCGTCTGCGCCACCCAGCCGGCAATGCCCTGCCCCAGCTTGAGTCGAACGTCTTTCAGTTTGGCAGCAGCGTCGCCGGTGGCAATCTCGAAGTAAAGCTCCTGCGCCCCCTCATCCAGCAGCAGCAGCGACCAGGTGTCGGGGTGAAGAAACTCATGGATCTTCTCCATGATCGTCTTCAGAACTTCGTCCAGCTTGAGGGTCGAGGTGAGCGCCTTGCCTACTTCGTGGAAGACGGAAAGTTCCCCGGGCGCCAAGATATCGTGGACAGTAGGAGGAGCAGGGCGCTCTGGCCGCGGCGATCGGCGCCGTTCGGTCCGGTCGGCGTTCTGTGGCTCGTCCACCATTCAGCCCGAAATGCAGCGGCCGCTATTATAGGCTGCGCTTCGAGACCACGCAACGCCCGCCGTTGCCCCCTCCCGAAACTGTTTGACACCCGCTTGGGCCTGTACTTATGATGACCGCAACCGGTGCGAATCGAGGCTCGGAGCCTTGGATGACCTCTTTTGGCGAAAATCTGCGGCGCGAGCGCGAAATGCGCGGCGTGGCCCTCGAGGAGATTGCTGCCGCCACCAAGATCAGTGTGCGCTTTCTGGAATCGCTTGAAAAGGAAGCCTTCGATCGCCTGCCCGGCGGCATTTTTAACCGCGGATTTGTCCGCGCCTACGCTCGATATCTTGGCCTGGACGAAGACAAGTTCCTGGCCGACTATGGGCTCGTTCATCACGATGAGCATGACGTCAAGCCCATCCTGGAAGCCGATGCCAGGAGCGCCCGCATCCAGCTCATTCTTTTTGCTGTGGCCTGCGTTCTGGTTATTGCCGGGATAGCCTGGGGCGGGCTCCATCTCGCCCGGCGATACGGACCGACTGTCCTGGGACGCCTCACCCGGTCAACCGATACCCAGGCAGTCATTCCTTCATCGGTGCCGGTTTCTTCCCAAGCCGGTTCCGCTCCCGGCTCGTCGGGTTTGCCTGCCTCCGCCGAAATCCGGCCGCCGGAGCAAGTTCAAGGCCTGCCCGGCGCTGCTCCTGCCCCTGCCGGGCAAACTTCTGCCGCTGCGCCGACGCTCACCGAACTCGATTTGCAAATTGATGTGCTCGGAGAAACGCGAGTTACGGTCACCGCTGACGGCGTGCGGCAGATTGACCGGCTGCTTCGCCCGCCGGACTCGCGCCGCGTGAAGGCCAAAGACATTATCGAACTTAAGTCCTCCGATGCCAGTGCGGTTGTCCTCACCTTGAACGGGGAAACCCTTCCCCCGCTTGGCCGCCCGGGAGAGTCGCGCAGCTTGACGCTGACGCAAAAGGATCTGAAAGGCAACCCGTAGTCGGCCATGGCGGAACGAAAAATCCTGGAAAATATTCGAGCTGGGTCTGCACCCGAGGTGATTCGCCAAAAGGCGGTGCAGGGTGAACTGCCCGTCTCCCCTCAGGAGCAGGTTGAGATCCTGGCCGTTCTTGCTTGCGACTCCGACCGGGAACTGGCCAGGGCCGCGCGCCAAGCGCTTGGGCGGCTAACCGCGAAGCAACTTCTCCGAGCTTGCTCCGAACGCGATGCTGCTCCTGAGCTGCTTCGATACGCTGCCGGCAAAGATCCTCTCGAACAGCCCCTGCTGGAAGCCCTCCTAAGCCATTCCCATTGCCCCGCGGATGTGTTGATCAAAGTGGCAGGGCATCTTCCCCTCGCACTCGTCGGCTTGGTCCTTGACGATCTGGAACTTATCAGCCGGACCCCGGCGATCCTTGAAGCTTTGGCGAAGAACCGAAAGCTAACCGGCGAACAGCGGGCGCGGGTGGTCGAACTGCGCGCCGAGTTCAGCCGCGAGCCGGCGCCGGTTGCCGCTACGGAAGAAGAGGTTGATGATGCAGAGAAAGAAAGTCTGATGCTCCGCATCTCGCGGATGAAGGTCGGCGAACGTGTTCACACCGCTTTGCTGGGCACGCGCGAAGAAAGGCTGATCCTCGTCCGCGATGCCAGCAAGGTGGTGCAGCGCGCGGTCCTGCAATCGCCCAGAATGACCGAGAGCGATGTGGAAGCGATTGCGACGATGAGAAACGTAAGTGAGGAAGTCCTGCGGAGCATTGCCTCCGACCGAAAATTTCGGAAAAACTATACCATCATCCGCAACCTCGTGAACAACCCCAAGACGCCCATCGACCTGACCCTCCGCTTGCTCAACCTCATGACCATTCAGGATATCCGTCTGCTGAGCGTCAACCGGAATATCCCGGAAACCGTCCGCAACGCTGCTGTCAAGATTCGCCAGCAACGAACCGCATCAATGTAATCCAAGCGAGGCTCGCACCTTGTCCGCGTATTGACGCGCCTGGCGGAGCACCTTCTGTTCGTCAAGAGTGAGAATTTTTCGGTTCCGCATCACCCAGCGACCATCCACCATCACCGATTCCACATCGCTTGCCTTGAGCGCATAGACGATTTGCGATTCGACGTTGTAAAGCGGCACCGCATGGGCGGTGTCCAAAGCAACCACTATGAGATCTGCCTTCTTGCCTGCTTCGAGCGAACCGATCTCTTTGCCCATGCCCAGGGCTCGAGCGCCCAGGATGGTGGCCATTTCGAGGGCCTGTCGCGCCGGCAATGCGCGCGGATCGCCAAGATGCAACTTGTGCAGCTTTGCCGCCAGGTCCATTTCCTCGAACATATTGAGGTCATTGTTGCTCGCTGCGCCGTCGGTCCCGAGCCCGACCACCACACCGGCTTTGAGCATTTCCACCACCGGTGCCACGCCGCTTCCCAGCTTCATGTTGCTGGAAGGATTGTGCGCAATGGCTGCCCCGTGTTTCTGAAGCAGGGCAATGTCCTTCGCGTCCACCCAGACGCCGTGCGCGGCCAGCACGTCCGGACCGAGTACACCCAGTTTTTCAAGGTAGGCTACCGGGGAAAGTCCGTGCTCGCGCCGCGAGTCCTCGACTTCTTTCTTGGTTTCGGACAGGTGAATGAGGATCGGCGCGTGATGATCGCGGGCCAGCTTGGCCGATGCCTGGAGCGTGGCCGCTGGCAAGAGATAAATGGAATGCGGAGCGACCGCCGGCACCACCAGGGGATGTCCCTGCCACCGCTTCAGAAAAGTCTCTGTAAAACGCAGTGTCTCTTCGGGCGTTTTGAAATCGGGCGCCGGAATATGGATGATCGTCTCACCCAGAACGCCGCGAATACCGGCTTCGGCTGCCGCTTTGGCCACCTGGTCTTCGAAGTAGTACATGTCGGCAAACGTCGTGGTGCCGCCGCGAATCATTTCCAAGCAAGCGAGCTTCGAGCCCCACTCGACAAAATCCGCAGTCGTAAAGCGCGACTCGGCCGGGAAAATATACTTCTCGAGCCACTCTTGCAACGCCAGGTCATCGGCGAGGCCGCGATAAAGCGTCATCGCCGCATGGGTGTGGGTGTTGACCAGGCCGGGCATCACCAGCTTTCCCGTCAAATTCACCCTTTTGCCGCTGTATTTCCGCTCGAGGTCCGCGCGCGGTCCGACCGCCAGGATTCTTCCCCGGCGAATGGCAATGGCGCCGTTTTCCAGGACGTGATGGTCCGGATCGACGGTAACAATTCTTGCGCCCACCAGCAGCCAGTCCGCCCCTTCCGCCGGCCCCGCGCCAACCTGCACAGCGCTTACTGCGACAATCAGCAACAGGAATATCGTGAGGCTATATCTCATCGAGGCACCTCAACCGAACGAAGGTCAGCGGAAGACTACAGGAAGCGATGGTCGAAAGGCTTGGGAAAAAGTTTGCGGGTGCGGTAGCTTTTCGTCCTTCCCTTCAAATTCGCGAGTATGATTTCAATGTCCCCGCAAAATTCCCAAATGAT
The sequence above is drawn from the Candidatus Acidiferrales bacterium genome and encodes:
- a CDS encoding BMC domain-containing protein, whose translation is MAYEALGMIETRGLVGAIEASDAMVKAANVVLIGKEYIGAGYVTVMVRGDVGAVKAATDAGAAAARRVGELVAVHVIPRPHEMVEKILPGGGAPPGGGKK
- a CDS encoding sensor domain-containing diguanylate cyclase produces the protein MAPGELSVFHEVGKALTSTLKLDEVLKTIMEKIHEFLHPDTWSLLLLDEGAQELYFEIATGDAAAKLKDVRLKLGQGIAGWVAQTGEAVVVPNVREDARFLSQVDKMTQTTTESIVCVPVRSKQRILGVIELVNCISGDSFGRREMALLQALADYAAIAIENARHMERIHELTITDDCTSLFNVRYLHVVMDKEIHRSSRHGQEFSVIFIDLDNFKGINDQHSHLVGSRLLAEIGQLLKNHCRLIDYAFRYGGDEFVVLLPQTSKEAAAVVARRLHHLISEMVFLKEEGLNLKITASLGIASYPTDAKTRMELLRLADQAMYLVKNTSKNNVAAANFGILPELQSKG
- a CDS encoding RodZ domain-containing protein — translated: MTSFGENLRREREMRGVALEEIAAATKISVRFLESLEKEAFDRLPGGIFNRGFVRAYARYLGLDEDKFLADYGLVHHDEHDVKPILEADARSARIQLILFAVACVLVIAGIAWGGLHLARRYGPTVLGRLTRSTDTQAVIPSSVPVSSQAGSAPGSSGLPASAEIRPPEQVQGLPGAAPAPAGQTSAAAPTLTELDLQIDVLGETRVTVTADGVRQIDRLLRPPDSRRVKAKDIIELKSSDASAVVLTLNGETLPPLGRPGESRSLTLTQKDLKGNP
- a CDS encoding amidohydrolase gives rise to the protein MRYSLTIFLLLIVAVSAVQVGAGPAEGADWLLVGARIVTVDPDHHVLENGAIAIRRGRILAVGPRADLERKYSGKRVNLTGKLVMPGLVNTHTHAAMTLYRGLADDLALQEWLEKYIFPAESRFTTADFVEWGSKLACLEMIRGGTTTFADMYYFEDQVAKAAAEAGIRGVLGETIIHIPAPDFKTPEETLRFTETFLKRWQGHPLVVPAVAPHSIYLLPAATLQASAKLARDHHAPILIHLSETKKEVEDSRREHGLSPVAYLEKLGVLGPDVLAAHGVWVDAKDIALLQKHGAAIAHNPSSNMKLGSGVAPVVEMLKAGVVVGLGTDGAASNNDLNMFEEMDLAAKLHKLHLGDPRALPARQALEMATILGARALGMGKEIGSLEAGKKADLIVVALDTAHAVPLYNVESQIVYALKASDVESVMVDGRWVMRNRKILTLDEQKVLRQARQYADKVRASLGLH